The following are encoded together in the Glycine max cultivar Williams 82 chromosome 8, Glycine_max_v4.0, whole genome shotgun sequence genome:
- the LOC100797706 gene encoding cold-responsive protein kinase 1 isoform X1 produces MTCFPFSFGKKVRFVATHDPDIDEVLSGIQNVRIYTYKELKVASDNFSPANKIGQGGFGSVYKGLLKDGKVAAIKVLSAESSQGVKEFMTEINVISEIEHENLVKLYGCCVEGNQRILVYNYVENNSLAQTLLGSGHSNIVFDWKTRSRICIGIARGLAYLHEEVIPHIVHRDIKASNILLDQNLTPKISDFGLAKLIPSYMTHVSTRVAGTIGYLAPEYAIRGQLTRKADIYSFGVLLVEIVSGRCHTNSRLPIGEQYLLEMTWELYQKRELVGLVDISLDGHFDAEEACKFLKIGLLCTQDTSKLRPTMSSVVKMLTREMDIDESKITKPGLIPDFNDLKIKEKGSDIDTKASSSFYNASSASDSQSNTMSYAASTTTTFTAKYDQSL; encoded by the exons ATGACTTGTTTCCCATTCTCATTTGGTAAGAAAGTGCGCTTTGTGGCAACACATGATCCAGATATTGATGAAG TACTCTCAGGCATTCAAAATGTAAGAATCTATACCTACAAAGAACTAAAAGTTGCCTCTGACAATTTCAGTCCGGCCAATAAAATTGGGCAGGGTGGATTTGGTTCAGTTTATAAG GGACTGctaaaagatgggaaagtagcTGCCATAAAAGTACTTTCAGCAGAATCAAGTCAAGGGGTAAAGGAATTTATGACAGAGATTAATGTAATCTCAGAAATAGAGCATGAAAATTTGGTTAAGCTATATGGTTGTTGTGTGGAAGGGAATCAGCGAATCTTGGTCTACAATTATGTTGAGAACAATAGCCTTGCACAAACCCTTCTAG GTTCAGGTCACAGTAATATCGTTTTTGATTGGAAAACACGATCTAGGATTTGCATTGGGATTGCACGTGGACTTGCTTATCTTCATGAAGAAGTAATACCACATATTGTTCACAGAGATATAAAAGCAAGCAATATTCTCCTTGACCAAAACCTTACACCCAAGATTTCTGATTTTGGTCTTGCAAAGCTTATTCCATCATACATGACTCATGTCAGCACACGTGTGGCAGGAACAAt AGGTTATTTGGCACCAGAGTATGCAATAAGGGGGCAGCTGACACGTAAAGCAGATATTTACAGCTTTGGTGTCCTTCTCGTGGAGATAGTTAGTGGAAGATGCCACACAAATTCACGATTACCAATAGGAGAGCAATATCTTTTGGAAATG ACATGGGAACTTTATCAGAAAAGAGAATTGGTAGGGCTTGTAGACATATCACTAGATGGCCATTTCGATGCCGAGGAGGCATGTAAGTTTCTGAAAATTGGACTTCTTTGCACTCAGGACACGTCGAAGCTCCGGCCGACCATGTCATCTGTGGTCAAGATGCTCACAAGAGAAATGGATATTGATGAAAGTAAGATAACAAAGCCAGGCTTGATTCCAGATTTTAACGACcttaaaatcaaagaaaaaggcAGTGATATTGATACCAAGGCTTCGTCATCTTTCTATAATGCATCCTCTGCCTCAGACAGCCAGAGCAATACCATGTCATATGCTGCAAGCACAACTACAACCTTCACTGCGAAATATGATCAAAGTTTGTAA
- the LOC100797706 gene encoding cold-responsive protein kinase 1 isoform X2, whose translation MVDDQGLLKDGKVAAIKVLSAESSQGVKEFMTEINVISEIEHENLVKLYGCCVEGNQRILVYNYVENNSLAQTLLGSGHSNIVFDWKTRSRICIGIARGLAYLHEEVIPHIVHRDIKASNILLDQNLTPKISDFGLAKLIPSYMTHVSTRVAGTIGYLAPEYAIRGQLTRKADIYSFGVLLVEIVSGRCHTNSRLPIGEQYLLEMTWELYQKRELVGLVDISLDGHFDAEEACKFLKIGLLCTQDTSKLRPTMSSVVKMLTREMDIDESKITKPGLIPDFNDLKIKEKGSDIDTKASSSFYNASSASDSQSNTMSYAASTTTTFTAKYDQSL comes from the exons ATGGTGGATGATCAGGGACTGctaaaagatgggaaagtagcTGCCATAAAAGTACTTTCAGCAGAATCAAGTCAAGGGGTAAAGGAATTTATGACAGAGATTAATGTAATCTCAGAAATAGAGCATGAAAATTTGGTTAAGCTATATGGTTGTTGTGTGGAAGGGAATCAGCGAATCTTGGTCTACAATTATGTTGAGAACAATAGCCTTGCACAAACCCTTCTAG GTTCAGGTCACAGTAATATCGTTTTTGATTGGAAAACACGATCTAGGATTTGCATTGGGATTGCACGTGGACTTGCTTATCTTCATGAAGAAGTAATACCACATATTGTTCACAGAGATATAAAAGCAAGCAATATTCTCCTTGACCAAAACCTTACACCCAAGATTTCTGATTTTGGTCTTGCAAAGCTTATTCCATCATACATGACTCATGTCAGCACACGTGTGGCAGGAACAAt AGGTTATTTGGCACCAGAGTATGCAATAAGGGGGCAGCTGACACGTAAAGCAGATATTTACAGCTTTGGTGTCCTTCTCGTGGAGATAGTTAGTGGAAGATGCCACACAAATTCACGATTACCAATAGGAGAGCAATATCTTTTGGAAATG ACATGGGAACTTTATCAGAAAAGAGAATTGGTAGGGCTTGTAGACATATCACTAGATGGCCATTTCGATGCCGAGGAGGCATGTAAGTTTCTGAAAATTGGACTTCTTTGCACTCAGGACACGTCGAAGCTCCGGCCGACCATGTCATCTGTGGTCAAGATGCTCACAAGAGAAATGGATATTGATGAAAGTAAGATAACAAAGCCAGGCTTGATTCCAGATTTTAACGACcttaaaatcaaagaaaaaggcAGTGATATTGATACCAAGGCTTCGTCATCTTTCTATAATGCATCCTCTGCCTCAGACAGCCAGAGCAATACCATGTCATATGCTGCAAGCACAACTACAACCTTCACTGCGAAATATGATCAAAGTTTGTAA